One window of the Lysobacter sp. S4-A87 genome contains the following:
- a CDS encoding SDR family oxidoreductase has product MDPKRWRLDGQLALVTGGSAGIGRAIARELLGFGADVLLAARDSTALDAARSELVEDFPERDIQGFVADVADEEQRRELLDWVEDFGEGLHILVNNAGGNVSKVATDYTEDEWRQVFEVNVFSAFELSRYAHPLLTRHAASSIVNVGSVSGMTHVRTGAPYGMSKAAMHQMTRNLAVEWAEDGIRVNAVAPWYIRTRRTSDKLADPDYLDEVLLRTPLGRIGEPEEVAAAVAFLCLPAAGYVTGECIAVDGGFLRYGF; this is encoded by the coding sequence TGGCGCCTGGACGGACAACTGGCCCTGGTCACCGGCGGCAGCGCCGGCATCGGCCGCGCGATCGCACGCGAACTGCTCGGCTTCGGTGCCGACGTGCTGCTCGCCGCGCGCGACTCGACCGCGCTCGATGCCGCGCGCAGCGAGCTGGTCGAGGACTTCCCCGAACGTGACATCCAGGGCTTCGTCGCCGACGTCGCCGACGAGGAGCAGCGCCGCGAGCTGCTGGACTGGGTCGAGGATTTCGGCGAAGGCCTGCACATCCTGGTCAACAATGCCGGCGGCAACGTCAGCAAGGTCGCCACCGATTACACCGAGGACGAATGGCGCCAGGTGTTCGAGGTGAACGTGTTCTCCGCGTTCGAGCTCTCGCGTTATGCGCATCCATTGCTGACCCGGCACGCCGCGTCGAGCATCGTCAACGTCGGCAGCGTCTCGGGCATGACCCACGTGCGCACCGGCGCGCCGTACGGCATGAGCAAGGCGGCGATGCACCAGATGACGCGCAACCTCGCGGTCGAGTGGGCCGAGGACGGCATCCGCGTCAACGCGGTGGCGCCGTGGTACATCCGCACGCGCCGCACCTCCGACAAGCTGGCCGATCCGGACTACCTCGACGAGGTGCTGCTGCGCACGCCGTTGGGGCGCATTGGCGAGCCGGAGGAAGTGGCGGCGGCGGTGGCCTTCCTGTGCCTGCCGGCGGCCGGGTATGTGACCGGCGAGTGCATCGCGGTAGACGGCGGGTTCCTGCGCTACGGGTTCTGA
- a CDS encoding TonB-dependent siderophore receptor, whose translation MSLRRAATSAVVSRRALVLALAAAVTAPVAAQAQTASPSATDLDSVEVHAPLARSSGSATKTDTPLREIPASVSVITDQQLRDRAVHGAEEAVWYTAGTQGGGYGPDPRSDWLLVRGFTPARYLDGLALADGSGTSITRIEPFGLERIEVLKGPASVTYGAMPPGGLVNYVSKRPVDEALHEVELQAGSYDMVQAAFDFGGALGGNGEWSYRLTGLARNSDDVVDHVHDDRYYIAPALTWKPDDANTLTLLARYQRNDTIAGAGFLPSEGTLLPNPNGKIPMNRFTGEPGYNTYDKTMKSLGWEYSHDFGGGTVFKQNVRYGTTDIDPAVAVGAFGLLADQRTLFRYLWATEEESKNTGIDNQLTFAFNTGRAQHTLLAGLDYRDGRNEYAQAFAFTAPTLDIFNPVYGSPIVKPDYTSRTVQDQDQTGLYIQDQIKLDRWVVTLGGRQDWVGTDTRELIDGASSHQSDDEFSGRVGINYLFDNGVAPYVGYSQSFQPTVGTDFNGNAFVPTTGEQIEAGMKYQPAHNRVLATLAVYRLVQQNTLTVDPNHTLFSVQQGETEVNGIELEGRWNVGNGFSIYGAYTYTDSEVTQSTDPLSLGKEIALQPEQVASLGADYTITSGALSGLGFGGGVRYTGEHYGDAYNLWQTPSYTLFDAAVHYDIGQWRLQLNANNLTDKEYISACNSAAWCYYGYPRTVTATARFHW comes from the coding sequence ATGTCCCTTCGCCGCGCCGCCACCTCCGCCGTTGTCTCCCGCCGCGCCCTCGTGCTGGCCCTCGCTGCTGCCGTGACCGCGCCGGTCGCCGCGCAGGCCCAGACGGCCTCGCCGTCGGCCACCGACCTGGACTCGGTCGAGGTGCACGCCCCGCTGGCCCGCAGCAGCGGCAGCGCGACCAAGACCGATACCCCGCTGCGCGAGATCCCGGCCTCGGTGTCGGTGATCACCGATCAGCAGTTGCGCGACCGCGCGGTGCACGGTGCCGAGGAAGCGGTCTGGTACACCGCCGGCACCCAGGGCGGCGGCTACGGTCCCGACCCGCGCAGCGACTGGCTGCTGGTGCGCGGCTTCACGCCGGCACGCTACCTCGACGGTCTCGCCCTCGCCGATGGATCCGGCACCAGCATCACCCGCATCGAGCCGTTCGGCCTGGAGCGCATCGAAGTGCTGAAGGGGCCGGCCTCGGTCACCTACGGTGCGATGCCGCCCGGCGGCCTGGTCAACTACGTCAGCAAGCGCCCGGTCGACGAGGCGCTGCATGAAGTCGAGTTGCAGGCCGGCAGCTACGACATGGTGCAGGCCGCGTTCGACTTCGGCGGCGCCCTCGGTGGCAATGGCGAATGGTCGTATCGCCTCACCGGCCTGGCCCGCAACAGCGATGACGTCGTCGATCATGTCCACGACGACCGCTACTACATCGCGCCCGCGCTGACCTGGAAGCCGGACGATGCCAACACGCTGACGCTGCTGGCACGCTACCAGCGCAACGACACCATCGCCGGCGCCGGTTTCCTGCCGTCGGAAGGCACGCTGCTGCCGAACCCGAACGGCAAGATCCCGATGAACCGCTTCACCGGCGAGCCGGGCTACAACACCTACGACAAGACCATGAAGTCGCTGGGCTGGGAGTACAGCCACGACTTCGGCGGCGGCACTGTGTTCAAGCAGAACGTGCGCTACGGCACCACCGACATCGACCCGGCGGTTGCGGTCGGCGCGTTCGGCCTGCTCGCCGACCAGCGCACGCTGTTCCGCTATCTGTGGGCGACCGAGGAAGAGTCGAAGAACACCGGCATCGACAACCAGCTGACCTTCGCCTTCAACACCGGTCGCGCCCAGCACACGCTGCTCGCCGGCCTGGACTACCGCGATGGTCGCAACGAGTACGCGCAGGCGTTCGCGTTCACCGCGCCGACGCTGGACATCTTCAACCCGGTCTATGGCAGCCCGATCGTCAAGCCTGACTACACCTCGCGCACCGTGCAGGACCAGGACCAGACCGGCCTGTACATCCAGGACCAGATCAAGCTCGACCGCTGGGTCGTCACGCTCGGCGGTCGCCAGGACTGGGTCGGCACCGACACGCGCGAGCTGATCGACGGCGCCAGCAGCCACCAGAGCGACGACGAGTTCTCCGGCCGCGTCGGCATCAACTACCTGTTCGACAACGGCGTTGCGCCGTACGTGGGTTACTCGCAGTCGTTCCAGCCGACGGTCGGCACCGATTTCAACGGCAACGCGTTCGTGCCGACCACCGGTGAGCAGATCGAGGCCGGCATGAAGTACCAGCCCGCGCACAACCGCGTGCTCGCGACGCTGGCGGTCTACCGTCTGGTGCAACAGAACACTCTCACCGTCGACCCGAACCACACCCTGTTCTCGGTCCAGCAGGGCGAGACCGAGGTCAACGGCATCGAGCTGGAAGGCCGCTGGAACGTCGGCAACGGTTTCAGCATCTACGGCGCGTACACCTACACCGACTCGGAAGTCACCCAGTCGACCGACCCGCTGTCGCTGGGCAAGGAAATCGCGCTGCAGCCCGAGCAGGTCGCCTCGCTCGGTGCCGACTACACGATCACCTCCGGCGCGCTGTCGGGCCTGGGCTTCGGCGGCGGCGTGCGCTACACCGGCGAACACTACGGCGACGCCTACAATCTGTGGCAGACGCCGTCGTACACGCTGTTCGACGCCGCGGTGCACTACGACATCGGCCAGTGGCGCCTGCAGCTCAACGCCAACAACCTGACCGACAAGGAATACATCAGCGCCTGCAACAGCGCGGCCTGGTGCTATTACGGCTATCCGCGCACGGTCACCGCGACCGCACGCTTCCACTGGTAA
- a CDS encoding PepSY-associated TM helix domain-containing protein — protein MKLKSNTLRTFTSVHTWVGLVAGFALFVAFYAGAITVFHHDLQAWQTPHAAQSAEQGLADAQRLLDETLARHPRAREHVGMVFPGGEYPQAASYWQDANGQWRYATLDNLDGGDKMPGGALSELVNELHYTVGIPVAGRYLMGIISLLYGLALISGLVIHLPKLADDLFALRPGRNLKRFWQDAHNVIGVLSLPMHLMFAVTGALLSLAMVVLLALNPLAYRGELMTALGPAMDTAPASSAAGRALPMGSLAMLHARAIEVARAQGLASFEPAYFKLAHAGDANATIEISGESPGSLGPVGAVALNANTGAVLATQLPGSRDANHATLASAYALHFGEYGNAWVQVLYFVLGIGGAFLFYSGNLLWVESRRKRRQAEQGRAQLGMARATVGVCIGVCVAISMAFIATQLAQWPALRIGGDIEVTIRIACFVSWALCALWAALRPPVRAAQELLWAAAITTAMVPLAHGVVTGAWPWLTAMQGQWSLFSIDAGALAMAFGFGWLARATARRARDGEPNSVWADPRARAAQAAASLVTD, from the coding sequence ATCAAGCTCAAGTCCAACACCCTGCGCACCTTCACCAGCGTGCACACCTGGGTCGGCCTGGTCGCCGGCTTCGCCTTGTTCGTGGCGTTCTACGCCGGCGCGATCACGGTGTTCCACCACGACCTGCAGGCCTGGCAGACGCCGCACGCGGCGCAGTCGGCGGAGCAGGGACTGGCCGATGCGCAGCGGCTGCTCGACGAAACGCTGGCCCGCCATCCCAGGGCGCGCGAGCACGTCGGCATGGTGTTCCCCGGTGGCGAGTACCCGCAGGCAGCCAGCTACTGGCAGGACGCGAATGGCCAGTGGCGCTACGCCACGCTCGACAACCTCGACGGCGGCGACAAGATGCCCGGCGGCGCGCTGTCGGAGCTGGTCAACGAGTTGCACTACACCGTGGGCATTCCGGTCGCGGGCCGCTACCTGATGGGCATCATCAGCCTGCTGTACGGCCTGGCGCTGATCTCCGGCCTGGTGATCCATCTGCCCAAGCTCGCCGACGACCTGTTCGCGCTGCGCCCCGGCCGGAACCTCAAGCGTTTCTGGCAGGACGCGCACAACGTCATCGGCGTGCTCAGCCTGCCGATGCACTTGATGTTCGCCGTCACCGGCGCGCTGTTGAGCCTGGCGATGGTCGTGCTGCTGGCGCTCAACCCGCTGGCCTATCGCGGCGAACTGATGACGGCGCTGGGCCCGGCGATGGACACCGCGCCGGCATCGAGCGCGGCTGGCCGCGCGCTGCCGATGGGATCGCTGGCGATGCTGCATGCGCGCGCGATTGAAGTCGCACGCGCGCAGGGCCTGGCGTCGTTCGAGCCGGCCTACTTCAAGCTCGCGCATGCCGGCGATGCGAATGCCACGATCGAGATTTCCGGCGAATCGCCCGGGTCGCTCGGCCCGGTCGGTGCGGTTGCACTCAACGCCAACACCGGCGCCGTGCTCGCAACGCAGCTACCGGGCAGCCGCGACGCCAACCACGCCACCCTGGCCTCGGCCTACGCGCTGCATTTCGGCGAGTACGGCAACGCCTGGGTGCAAGTGTTGTATTTCGTGCTCGGCATCGGCGGCGCGTTCCTGTTTTATTCCGGCAACCTGCTGTGGGTGGAGTCGCGCCGCAAGCGACGCCAGGCCGAGCAGGGCAGGGCGCAGCTCGGCATGGCCCGCGCCACGGTCGGCGTCTGCATCGGCGTGTGCGTGGCGATCTCGATGGCGTTCATCGCCACGCAGCTGGCGCAGTGGCCGGCGTTGCGCATCGGCGGCGACATCGAAGTGACGATCAGGATCGCGTGCTTCGTCAGCTGGGCGCTGTGTGCACTGTGGGCGGCGCTGCGTCCGCCGGTGCGGGCCGCGCAGGAGCTTCTGTGGGCCGCGGCGATCACCACCGCTATGGTGCCGCTGGCACACGGAGTGGTGACCGGCGCCTGGCCATGGCTGACGGCGATGCAGGGCCAATGGTCGCTGTTCTCCATCGATGCCGGCGCGCTGGCGATGGCTTTCGGATTTGGCTGGCTGGCGCGTGCCACCGCACGGCGCGCCCGCGACGGCGAACCCAACAGCGTCTGGGCCGACCCGCGCGCACGGGCGGCGCAGGCGGCCGCGAGCCTGGTGACCGACTAG
- a CDS encoding NUDIX domain-containing protein: MQLNPRVFDVWAFRRDADAVRYLLLHSSQHKADRYFNGGRFWQLASGARAEAESMTQAIDRVLAPYGIEASAIWAAEHAYTIYNRRFDEMQLVSVFAAQVDADEVRLNPLEHADYRWVTVDEALALVHYRGLKDGLRSVVEYVTGVASPARELCLRGPG; the protein is encoded by the coding sequence ATGCAGCTCAACCCTCGCGTCTTCGATGTATGGGCATTCCGGCGTGACGCCGACGCCGTCCGCTACCTGCTGCTGCATTCGTCGCAGCACAAGGCGGACCGGTATTTCAACGGCGGCCGCTTCTGGCAGCTTGCCAGCGGCGCACGCGCCGAGGCCGAATCGATGACCCAGGCCATCGACCGGGTCCTGGCGCCGTACGGCATCGAGGCAAGCGCCATCTGGGCCGCCGAGCACGCGTACACGATCTACAACCGCCGCTTCGACGAGATGCAGCTGGTGAGCGTGTTCGCAGCGCAGGTCGACGCCGATGAGGTCCGCCTCAACCCGCTGGAACACGCCGACTACCGCTGGGTCACGGTCGACGAGGCATTGGCGCTGGTCCATTACCGCGGCCTCAAGGACGGCCTGCGTTCGGTGGTCGAGTACGTCACCGGCGTCGCGTCGCCGGCGCGCGAACTGTGCCTTCGCGGGCCGGGCTGA
- a CDS encoding cupin-like domain-containing protein produces the protein MPTAIEEILPSAEPFTADRLVDGGRPVVLRGLCRHWPLVALAKQSDTAFAQALLGYDNGTPVDVLVMPPEEGGIVGYNAQLDSFNYKRFRVTLTQVLQRLASYSRLEDTPGVAMQSALIADSLPGLLDEHALPLLDAAVRPRLWMGNRVTTPAHFDSSHNLAVVVCGRRRFTLFPPEQVRNLYVGPLDFAPTAAAISLPRLQDHADPRYPRLREAIEHAQVAELEPGDAIYIPPVWWHHVESLEQLNALVNYWWRPEAYPGHVAEPGLDALAHCILAFKSLPDAERAAWKALLDHYVFGDESPAAHIPEARRGILGPLTPEVVAKLRQLAGRHG, from the coding sequence ATGCCCACCGCAATCGAGGAAATCCTGCCCAGCGCCGAGCCGTTCACCGCCGATCGTCTCGTCGATGGGGGCCGGCCCGTGGTGCTGCGCGGCCTGTGCCGGCACTGGCCGCTGGTGGCGCTTGCGAAGCAATCGGACACCGCGTTCGCCCAGGCGCTGCTCGGCTACGACAACGGCACGCCGGTCGATGTGCTGGTGATGCCGCCGGAAGAGGGCGGCATCGTCGGCTACAACGCACAGCTGGACAGCTTCAACTACAAGCGGTTCCGCGTCACCTTGACCCAGGTGCTGCAGCGCCTGGCCTCGTACAGCCGGCTGGAGGACACGCCCGGCGTGGCGATGCAGAGCGCGTTGATCGCCGACAGCCTGCCCGGGTTGCTCGATGAACATGCCCTCCCGCTGCTGGACGCGGCCGTGCGCCCGCGCCTGTGGATGGGCAACCGCGTGACCACGCCGGCGCATTTCGACAGTTCCCACAATCTGGCCGTAGTCGTCTGCGGACGGCGCCGCTTCACGCTGTTTCCGCCGGAACAGGTGCGCAACCTCTACGTCGGTCCGCTCGACTTCGCACCGACGGCCGCCGCGATCAGCCTGCCGCGATTGCAGGACCATGCCGACCCGCGCTATCCGCGCCTGCGCGAAGCGATCGAGCATGCCCAGGTCGCGGAACTGGAACCGGGCGACGCGATCTACATTCCGCCGGTGTGGTGGCACCACGTCGAATCGCTCGAACAACTCAACGCACTGGTGAACTACTGGTGGCGCCCGGAGGCATACCCGGGGCATGTCGCCGAACCGGGGCTGGATGCACTCGCGCACTGCATCCTGGCATTCAAGTCGCTGCCCGATGCCGAACGCGCGGCGTGGAAGGCGCTGCTCGACCATTACGTGTTCGGCGACGAAAGTCCGGCCGCGCATATTCCCGAAGCGCGGCGCGGGATCCTCGGGCCGCTGACGCCCGAGGTAGTGGCGAAGCTGCGCCAGTTGGCCGGTCGCCACGGCTAG
- a CDS encoding serine hydrolase domain-containing protein, whose product MDVARRQDSGSAPLTTAACTAFARRRSALACLALAGGLLATAAGAQTPPLAPASQGVFGALDHGLRPTTLAADAPLPGWSLRERMAFHHVPGVAIAVIRDGQVVQASGFGLREAGSNDAVDADTMFSVGSVSKVVTAATTLRQVAAGKLDLDRDVNSYLRSWKVPDAPAFSQDTLTLRMLMSHTSGLTVWGFEDYLPGAKLPTIVQTLDGVAPAKNDPVRIDFEPGSRMRYSGGGVTVEQLVLEDTTRKPLEAIARGAVFAPLAMRRSSYLNPLPATLGNIAKAHDKDGNLTALPRGWEAFPEQAASGLWTSANDLGAFVGALLRSYRGQDDFLPQSLAQQMMSEVSPSIHGLGPRLEGEGQTRIFHHGGSNDSYRAWIEGYLETGDGLVILTNGSNGSKLMMEIRNALSDALGRGVNPPLRTLALPPAAVSGFAGSYRLDTTVPKDLAGNLSGAFESDVLDVAVSDASVSVQDKGSPPMKLQALTPTRFIGPGDISQMRFEFVRDARGEVHSLMVARGNAQAWFRREPAQAATQ is encoded by the coding sequence ATGGATGTCGCACGCAGGCAGGACAGTGGCAGCGCACCTTTGACCACGGCGGCCTGTACTGCCTTCGCACGCCGACGCAGCGCGCTTGCGTGCCTGGCGCTGGCGGGCGGGTTGCTGGCAACGGCAGCCGGTGCCCAGACGCCGCCTCTCGCGCCGGCATCGCAGGGGGTGTTCGGCGCCCTCGACCACGGCCTTCGCCCCACCACGCTCGCCGCCGATGCGCCCCTGCCGGGCTGGTCGCTGCGCGAGCGCATGGCATTCCATCACGTGCCCGGCGTTGCGATCGCGGTGATCCGTGATGGCCAGGTCGTCCAGGCAAGTGGCTTCGGTCTGCGCGAAGCCGGCAGCAACGATGCGGTGGATGCCGACACGATGTTCTCGGTCGGATCGGTCAGCAAGGTCGTGACGGCGGCGACCACGTTGCGGCAGGTCGCCGCGGGCAAGCTCGACCTGGATCGCGACGTCAACAGCTACCTGCGCTCGTGGAAGGTGCCCGATGCGCCCGCCTTCTCCCAGGACACGCTGACCCTGCGGATGTTGATGTCGCACACGTCCGGGCTGACGGTGTGGGGCTTCGAGGACTACCTGCCCGGCGCGAAGCTGCCCACCATCGTGCAGACCCTCGATGGCGTGGCGCCGGCGAAGAACGACCCGGTACGGATCGATTTCGAACCCGGGTCGCGAATGCGTTACTCCGGTGGCGGTGTCACCGTCGAGCAGCTCGTGCTCGAGGACACGACGCGCAAGCCGCTGGAAGCGATCGCCCGTGGTGCCGTGTTCGCACCGCTGGCCATGCGTCGCAGCTCGTACCTCAATCCGTTGCCGGCCACGCTGGGCAACATTGCCAAGGCGCACGACAAGGACGGCAACCTGACGGCATTGCCGCGCGGCTGGGAGGCGTTCCCGGAACAGGCCGCTTCGGGCCTATGGACCAGCGCCAACGACCTGGGCGCGTTCGTCGGTGCGCTGCTGCGCAGCTACCGGGGCCAGGACGACTTCCTCCCGCAGTCGCTGGCTCAGCAGATGATGAGCGAAGTCTCGCCGAGCATCCACGGCCTCGGACCGCGCCTGGAAGGCGAGGGCCAGACCCGGATCTTCCATCACGGCGGCTCCAACGACAGTTACCGCGCCTGGATCGAGGGTTACCTGGAGACCGGTGATGGCCTGGTCATCCTCACCAACGGCAGTAACGGCAGCAAGCTGATGATGGAAATCCGCAATGCGCTGTCGGACGCGCTTGGGCGCGGCGTCAACCCGCCGCTGCGGACACTGGCGCTGCCGCCGGCTGCGGTGTCCGGTTTCGCCGGAAGCTATCGCCTCGATACCACGGTGCCGAAGGACCTCGCCGGCAATCTCTCCGGTGCATTCGAATCGGACGTGCTCGACGTTGCCGTCAGCGACGCTTCGGTTTCGGTGCAGGACAAGGGCTCGCCGCCGATGAAGCTGCAGGCGCTCACGCCGACCCGCTTCATCGGTCCCGGTGACATCAGCCAGATGCGCTTCGAGTTCGTGCGCGACGCCAGGGGCGAAGTGCACTCGCTGATGGTGGCGCGCGGCAATGCACAGGCCTGGTTCCGCCGCGAGCCGGCGCAGGCGGCGACGCAATAG
- a CDS encoding aminotransferase class V-fold PLP-dependent enzyme, with translation MANDRFASAVFDEYLKKAMAHASSYLRKLPDRHVGARASRDELLETLRVPLPRQGDEGGDVIDLLAAQVDRGAVACNSPRYFGFVIGGAYPVALAADCLVSTWDQNAGIYAISPLVSVAEEVAAQWLLELFDLPPESGVGFVTGCQMANFTCLAAARHGVLRRVGWDVEVDGLAGAPRINVIASAESHITIDVAMRYLGMGTRALQRVETDAQGRMRVDALADKVASLTGPTIICAQAGNVNTGAFDPLREIGRIANDSGAWLHVDGAFGLWARASQSRRDLADGIELADSWATDAHKWLNVPYDSGVAMVRHAQDHRAAMTTAAAYLIQTQGEERDAVDWVPEFSRRARGIPVYATLRALGRDGIADLIDSCCARARQMAGQLAHEPGVRILNEVALNQVLVRFDDDDDITRAVITGVQRDGTCWLGGTNWQGQAAMRISVSNWATTEDDASRSVAAIIRVFRSLRDAGPGPTREDAST, from the coding sequence ATGGCCAACGACCGCTTTGCGTCCGCCGTGTTCGACGAGTACCTGAAGAAGGCGATGGCGCACGCCTCGTCGTACCTGCGCAAGCTCCCCGATCGCCACGTCGGCGCGCGCGCCAGCCGCGACGAACTGCTGGAAACACTGCGCGTGCCATTGCCCCGCCAGGGAGACGAAGGCGGCGACGTCATTGACCTGCTTGCAGCCCAGGTCGATCGCGGCGCGGTGGCCTGCAACTCACCGCGCTACTTCGGCTTCGTCATAGGCGGCGCCTACCCGGTGGCCCTGGCTGCCGACTGCCTGGTGTCGACCTGGGACCAGAACGCCGGCATCTATGCGATCTCGCCACTGGTGTCGGTGGCGGAGGAAGTCGCGGCGCAGTGGCTGCTGGAACTGTTCGACCTGCCACCCGAATCCGGCGTCGGCTTCGTCACTGGTTGCCAGATGGCCAACTTCACCTGCCTCGCCGCGGCCCGGCATGGGGTGCTGCGGCGCGTTGGCTGGGATGTCGAAGTCGACGGACTGGCCGGCGCACCACGCATCAACGTCATCGCCTCGGCCGAGTCGCACATCACCATCGACGTGGCGATGCGCTACCTGGGGATGGGCACGCGTGCACTGCAGCGGGTCGAGACCGATGCGCAGGGACGGATGCGCGTCGATGCGCTTGCCGACAAGGTGGCCTCGCTCACGGGCCCGACCATCATCTGCGCGCAGGCCGGAAACGTGAACACCGGTGCCTTCGATCCGCTGCGCGAGATAGGCCGCATCGCCAACGACTCCGGCGCGTGGCTGCATGTCGACGGCGCCTTCGGGCTCTGGGCGCGCGCGAGCCAGTCACGGCGCGACCTCGCCGACGGCATCGAACTGGCCGATTCGTGGGCCACCGACGCGCACAAGTGGTTGAACGTGCCCTACGACAGCGGCGTTGCCATGGTCCGCCATGCCCAGGACCATCGCGCCGCGATGACGACGGCCGCGGCCTACCTGATCCAGACCCAGGGCGAGGAACGCGACGCCGTCGACTGGGTGCCCGAGTTCTCGCGCCGTGCGCGCGGCATACCGGTCTACGCCACGCTGCGCGCGCTCGGACGCGACGGCATCGCCGACCTGATCGACAGCTGCTGCGCGCGTGCACGGCAGATGGCCGGGCAGCTCGCGCATGAGCCGGGCGTGCGCATCCTCAACGAGGTCGCACTCAACCAGGTACTGGTCCGCTTCGACGACGATGACGACATCACCCGCGCGGTCATCACCGGCGTGCAGCGTGACGGCACCTGCTGGCTTGGCGGGACCAACTGGCAGGGCCAGGCGGCGATGCGCATCTCGGTATCGAACTGGGCGACCACCGAAGACGACGCCAGTCGCAGTGTCGCCGCGATCATCCGCGTGTTCCGGTCGCTGCGCGACGCCGGGCCCGGACCAACCCGAGAGGACGCATCGACATGA
- a CDS encoding SDR family oxidoreductase, whose protein sequence is MKIVVAGGHGLVGSKLVARLKLRGHEVVAASRRSGVNTLTGEGLQEALDGAHAVVDVTNAPSFEEPEVTEFFTRSSEQLLAAGERAGIAHHLALSVIGTQRLQTSAYFRAKDAQERLVKRSKVPHTLVQATQFFEFMASIIPPGHSKDLVQLSPALVQPAAADDVAAQLADLIEKPPSNSIVEIAGPETYRLNELVQWVMYSYQDDRPVVADATARYYDALLDDHTLTPGSNALLTPTHFRDWLDSYLSGAIEMPHVHHPNPMSPDR, encoded by the coding sequence ATGAAGATCGTGGTGGCCGGCGGGCATGGCCTCGTTGGATCCAAGCTTGTCGCCAGGCTGAAGCTGCGCGGCCACGAGGTCGTTGCCGCCTCGCGCCGGTCCGGCGTCAACACGCTTACCGGCGAGGGGCTGCAGGAAGCGCTGGACGGGGCGCATGCCGTCGTCGACGTGACGAATGCGCCGTCGTTCGAGGAACCGGAGGTCACCGAGTTCTTCACCCGTTCCAGCGAGCAGCTCCTTGCCGCTGGCGAGCGCGCCGGCATCGCCCATCACCTGGCGCTTTCGGTGATCGGCACGCAGCGCCTGCAGACCAGCGCCTACTTCCGGGCGAAGGATGCGCAGGAGCGGCTGGTGAAGCGCTCGAAGGTGCCGCACACCCTGGTGCAGGCGACGCAGTTCTTCGAGTTCATGGCCAGCATCATCCCGCCAGGCCACAGCAAGGACCTCGTCCAGCTGTCGCCTGCGCTGGTGCAGCCTGCGGCGGCGGACGACGTCGCCGCGCAGCTGGCGGACCTGATCGAAAAGCCACCGTCGAACTCGATCGTCGAAATCGCCGGCCCCGAGACCTACCGGCTGAACGAGCTCGTGCAATGGGTGATGTACAGCTACCAGGACGATCGGCCGGTGGTGGCGGACGCGACGGCGCGGTACTACGACGCGCTGCTGGATGACCACACGCTCACGCCCGGGTCGAACGCGCTGCTGACACCCACCCATTTCCGCGACTGGCTCGACAGCTATCTCTCCGGCGCGATCGAGATGCCGCATGTCCACCACCCCAATCCCATGTCGCCCGACCGATAG
- a CDS encoding dienelactone hydrolase family protein — protein MPNPPRLKASDFDPEVLRLFDQYVHGAIDRRGFLAGAARFAAGAAGAAGLLAALSPQFAAAQQVKPDDKRLTAKYLEFASPQGYGTARGYLARPAKARGPLPVVLVAHENRGLNPHIEDITRRLALADFIAFAPDALFPLGGYPGNEDAARTLFGQLDQAKTREDFVAAAGMLAGIEGGNGRLGAVGFCYGGGIANFLATRLPTLAAAAPFYGAAAPLEDVPKIKAELLVVLAANDERINANWPAYESALKAADVHYTLFQPPGTQHGFNNDTTPRYDEAAAKEAWTRTLALFNRTLREGGKP, from the coding sequence ATGCCCAATCCTCCCCGTCTGAAGGCCAGCGACTTCGATCCCGAGGTGCTGCGCCTGTTCGATCAGTACGTCCATGGCGCGATAGATCGACGCGGCTTCCTCGCCGGTGCGGCCCGTTTCGCCGCCGGCGCCGCGGGCGCGGCCGGACTGCTCGCCGCACTGAGCCCGCAGTTCGCCGCCGCGCAGCAGGTCAAGCCCGACGACAAGCGCCTGACGGCGAAGTACCTGGAGTTCGCTTCGCCGCAGGGCTACGGCACCGCACGCGGCTACCTGGCGCGACCGGCCAAGGCGCGCGGGCCGCTTCCGGTGGTGCTGGTGGCGCACGAGAACCGCGGCCTCAATCCGCACATCGAGGACATCACGCGGCGACTGGCGCTGGCGGACTTCATCGCCTTCGCTCCCGACGCGCTGTTCCCGCTCGGCGGCTACCCCGGCAACGAAGATGCGGCGCGCACCCTGTTCGGCCAGCTCGACCAGGCGAAGACGCGCGAGGACTTCGTCGCCGCGGCGGGCATGCTGGCCGGCATCGAGGGCGGCAACGGTCGCCTCGGCGCGGTGGGCTTCTGCTATGGCGGCGGCATCGCCAACTTCCTCGCCACGCGCCTGCCCACTCTCGCCGCCGCAGCGCCGTTCTACGGTGCCGCCGCGCCTCTGGAGGACGTGCCGAAGATCAAGGCCGAGTTGCTGGTCGTCCTGGCCGCCAACGACGAGCGCATCAACGCCAACTGGCCGGCCTACGAGTCGGCGCTGAAGGCGGCGGATGTCCACTACACGCTGTTCCAGCCGCCGGGTACGCAGCACGGCTTCAACAACGACACCACGCCGCGCTACGACGAGGCAGCGGCGAAGGAAGCCTGGACACGCACGCTTGCCCTGTTCAATCGCACCTTGCGCGAGGGTGGCAAGCCGTAA